In a genomic window of candidate division WOR-3 bacterium:
- a CDS encoding DUF1302 family protein, which translates to MAVWALIFSLLSAGQVPVQGELSSRALFRIEDRDSSRFSFFNTAGSLVFTPLANERLETKLGFTIRAQGFPLINSATQLSEADIVEPVSVLLDEAYVRFYDLVPGLSFTAGRQRVHWGSADVINPTDNFTTPDYSDPLVWDRRRPVWMLHLGYSPLNALGMEFGLKPVFEPALNPPGSWYDARILPTAQELRSALVAQLIGMGYDPVLAEQIAGQFDIRIRELMNLPDQTLKDLTWGGRVRTHLGRFDFSLSGLRGYDFLPEAQPVLTTDFAQQRLDFVLNEFFPQKTVFGADLATELAGIGLWAEAAYAFYDDTMLSDRLSVIGGIDYSFAGFYLNLQYLHGDFPLARLQTEPVRDFLLAGLEHRFISDRLLVRLGGVLELEKRSFGLIPLVRITPVSGLNLELTGLVFSGKTGSAFAPLDRVRELGFGISYQF; encoded by the coding sequence ATGGCGGTCTGGGCATTGATTTTCAGTCTGCTGTCTGCGGGTCAGGTTCCGGTTCAGGGCGAGCTGTCCAGCCGGGCGCTTTTCCGGATCGAGGATCGCGACAGCTCCCGTTTCAGTTTCTTTAATACTGCCGGCAGTCTGGTTTTTACGCCGCTGGCAAATGAAAGGCTGGAAACAAAGCTCGGGTTCACAATCCGGGCACAGGGGTTTCCGCTGATAAACAGTGCGACCCAGCTCAGTGAGGCGGACATCGTTGAACCGGTGAGTGTGCTTCTTGATGAGGCATATGTCCGGTTTTACGACCTGGTGCCGGGTTTGAGTTTTACCGCAGGCAGACAGCGGGTGCACTGGGGCAGTGCGGATGTGATCAATCCGACCGACAACTTTACCACTCCGGACTATTCCGATCCGCTTGTCTGGGACCGCCGGCGACCGGTCTGGATGCTGCATCTGGGATATTCACCATTAAACGCACTGGGTATGGAGTTCGGTCTGAAACCGGTTTTCGAGCCTGCACTCAACCCGCCTGGTTCCTGGTATGATGCCAGGATTCTGCCGACCGCCCAGGAGTTGCGTTCCGCTCTGGTGGCACAGCTGATCGGCATGGGCTATGACCCGGTGCTTGCGGAGCAGATTGCGGGTCAGTTTGACATCCGCATCCGGGAGCTGATGAACCTGCCGGATCAGACACTGAAGGATCTCACCTGGGGTGGCAGGGTCAGGACCCATCTCGGCAGGTTTGATTTCTCGCTCAGCGGTCTGCGCGGATATGACTTTCTTCCTGAGGCACAGCCGGTTTTGACGACCGATTTTGCCCAGCAGCGACTGGATTTTGTGCTTAATGAGTTCTTTCCGCAGAAGACGGTTTTCGGTGCGGATCTGGCAACCGAGCTTGCCGGGATCGGGCTGTGGGCAGAGGCGGCATATGCCTTTTACGATGACACCATGCTCAGTGACCGGCTGTCGGTAATCGGTGGCATAGACTACTCATTTGCCGGTTTTTATCTCAACCTCCAGTATCTGCACGGCGATTTTCCGCTTGCCCGGCTTCAGACTGAGCCGGTGCGGGACTTTCTGCTTGCCGGACTTGAGCACCGGTTCATTTCGGACCGGCTGCTGGTCCGGCTCGGCGGGGTCCTGGAGCTGGAAAAGCGCTCATTCGGGCTGATACCGCTGGTGCGAATTACACCGGTAAGCGGACTGAACCTGGAGCTGACCGGACTGGTGTTTTCCGGAAAAACCGGTTCCGCATTTGCACCTCTGGACCGGGTGCGGGAACTGGGTTTTGGAATCAGTTATCAGTTCTG